TATTTACCTAAAGCTGAATGTTATTTAGATAAGGATAAACCAAAAACAAAGGAATGGTTTTATTTACCTGTAAGTGGTGCCTTAGTAGAGCACGATGACGGATATTTGCTTTTTGATACCGGACTAAACATGGAGTCCGAAAAAATAGTTCCTAAAGAAGTCTTAGATGTATTCCCTATACTAAAACTCGACGAAAGTAATTCAATAGAAAATCAATTGAAATTGATTAATCTTAAGCCAGAAGATATATCCACTGTTGTATTATCTCACTTGCATTGGGATCATTCCGGTCAGTTAGCAATATTTAAAGATTTAAAAACACCGCTAATAGTTCACAAAAGAGAATTAAATTATGCATTATATAGCATATGGATAGGTAAAAGTGGGGCATATATCTATCAGAACTTAGAGCCACTTAGGGGTGCTAATTGGGTTCCTATTGAAAATACACAATATGAAATTTATCCAGGGATAGAACTAATATTAATGGGAGGCCACACACCAGGTAGTACGATGTTAAAAGTGACTACTAAGCAAGGTAACACTTATCTATTCACTAGTGATTTTATCCAAGTACCAATAGAACTTGATGTAGAAAATATGGGATGGCTAATGGGAGATGCAGAAGAGTGGTATACCTCTGTCAGAAAACTTAAGATGCTTCTGAGAAATAAAAGAACGTATGCAGTCATAGGGCATGATCCAGACCTCTGGAATAAGTATCCTAAAATTCCCAATAACTTAGAATAATTTTTTATCAAGAAGAATTTACTAAAATATTAGCATGTTTTTACTGTATGTACCATCTTTACTTGTAAAATGTATAACATAAATATTCCTCGCCAGGAGTT
This genomic interval from Acidianus sp. HS-5 contains the following:
- a CDS encoding N-acyl homoserine lactonase family protein, with amino-acid sequence MSSVKRIYLLDYGKLAGEIGWYLPKAECYLDKDKPKTKEWFYLPVSGALVEHDDGYLLFDTGLNMESEKIVPKEVLDVFPILKLDESNSIENQLKLINLKPEDISTVVLSHLHWDHSGQLAIFKDLKTPLIVHKRELNYALYSIWIGKSGAYIYQNLEPLRGANWVPIENTQYEIYPGIELILMGGHTPGSTMLKVTTKQGNTYLFTSDFIQVPIELDVENMGWLMGDAEEWYTSVRKLKMLLRNKRTYAVIGHDPDLWNKYPKIPNNLE